The nucleotide sequence CCTAGTCTTGTTTCTGGAAATAAGATTGCTTTTGGATATGAAGGTGATGCCAAAAATATGAGCATTGAGTTATTATCTCAAGCGCCATTAGATTATAAAACTATTATTACTAAAGAGGTAGATAAAGACACTCTTAATTATTGGTACAAGCCTAATTTTGAAGTAGATTCCTTAATGTTTAAAGTTTCTAAAGTAGATTATGAAGAGACTTTTAAAGTAAATATAAGAGATCTTAAAAAAGACACTTTAATTATCAAGCCAATAGAATCTAGAGCATTAAAACTCACTGAAGATTTTCAATTACAAGGATCTACTCCTTTTGAAACAATTAATGAAAGTAAGATAACTATCCTTGATAAAGACTCTATTAAAGTGCCTTTTGCAGTTACATTAGATAAGTTTAATAATATTTATAAGTTAAGTTTTGACAAAACCGAAGAAAACACTTATAAAATGAAGATGCTACCAGGTGCGTTTACTGATTTTTTTGAAGACAGAAATGACACGCTTAATTTTAATGTCCGTACAAAAGCTGAAATAGATTATGGTGAAATACGCGTTAATTTGCAAAACGCTACTTATCCAGTAATTGTGCAATTGGTTGACCAAAGAGGTGAAATTAAAGTAGAACAATATGCAGAAGATGCTTCAAAACCAATAGATTTTTTAAGTTTAAATCCTGGAAAATATTTTATTAGAGTGATTTTTGATTCCAATAAGAACGGAAAATATGATTCAGGGAATTATTTAAAGAAATTACAACCAGAACGTGTGAGTCACGATACAAAAGAGATTGAAGTTAGAGCTTTTTCGGAGCAAATAGTAACGTTTATTTTACAGTAAAACGGTCTCTATCATCTAAAAACTTCAGTTTATTTCTAATTGTAGATAGATGTTTTTTATCTAAAAGAACTATCTCTATACCTTCTTTTTCATCTTCTAAAGATGTTAGTTGTGTTCCTAAGCCATCATAAGCAGCCGAATGTCCAGAATATTCATGGTTATTGTTGTCTAATCCAACACGATTTACACCAACGCAATAACTCATGTTTTCTATAGCACGTGCTTTAAGCAAGGTATCCCATGCATCAATTCGAGGTTTTGGCCAATTAGCAACATAAAAAAGCACATCATAGTTTTCTACGTTTCTTGCCCAAACTGGGAAACGTAAATCGTAACATACTAAAGGACAAAGTTTCCAGCCTTTATAATCAATAATTACTTTTTTTGCCCCAGCTTTATAGACTTTATTTTCTCCAGCTAAAGTAAACGTGTGACGTTTGTCATAAGTATCAATTGAGCTATTTGGTTTTACAAAAACGAAACGATTGTAAAAAACATCATTTTCTTTTATTACTAGACTGCCTCCAATGGCTGCTTGTTTTTTAATGGCAAGTTTTTGCATCCATTGTATGGTCGTCCCTTCCATAGTCTCATAAACATGCTTAGGATGCATAGTAAATCCAGAAGTAAACATTTCTGGTAAAAGTATTACATCAACAGGCTCTTTAATAGAGTCTATTTTATTTGTAAAATGTACTCTATTGTCTTCTGGCTTTTCCCAAGTTAGATCCGATTGAATAATTGCTATGTTTAATGTGTTTTTCATGTTTTTACTAAATATTACACAATATTTCTGCACCTCTTTTTAAAGTATCATCAGTTTTTGCAAAGCAAAAACGCAACATTTTTTCGTCTAACTTGTTATGATTAAATACCGAAATAGGAATGGACGCAATTCCATATTCTTCAGTAAGTCTAATGGCTAAATCATAATCACTTTCATCAGAAATATTTGAATAATTTAATGCTTGAAAATAAGTGCCTTTTGATGGCGTAAAAGTGAATCGAGAGTCTTTAATTAAATTCAAAAAAAAATCTCTTTTTTCTTGAAAAAGGCTAGATAATTCAAGATAATGATTAGGCTCTTTTAAATACTCAGCCAAAGCTAATTGAATAGGATGATTTACGCTAAACACATTAAACTGATGCACTTTTACAAACTCATCCATTAAGTCTTTAGGCGCACAACAATACCCAGTTTTCCATCCAGTATTATGGAATGTTTTACCAAATGACGCTGTAATAAAACTACGCGATTTTAACTCAGGAAATAAGCACACGCTTTGATGTTGTTCACCATCAAAAATAATATGTTCATACACTTCATCACTTAACACAATAATGTTTGTGTTATTGGTTAGCTTTTGTAACTGTAGCATATCCTCTTTTGAAAATACAGTACCACTTGGATTGTGAGGCGTGTTAATAATAATCATTTTGGTGTTATTATTAATGGCCTTAGCAACATTGTTCCAATCAATTTCATAATCAGGTTTATGCAATTGAATAGAGATGGCTTTTCCACCATTAAGCTCAATTGATGGAATATAACAATCATAAGCTGGACGAAACACAATCACTTCGTCTCCAGGCCTAATAAACGCAGTAATAGCTGTATAAATGGCCTGTGTAGCACCTGCTGTAATCGTTATTTCATTGTCTGGATTGTAAGTTGAGCTATAAAGGTCATCGTATTTTTTTGCAATAGCTTCTCGTAATTTAAAAACTCCAGGCATTGGTGCATAATAATTATAGCCAGCATTCATATAGGCACTTACTAAATCTATTAACTTTTGGTCACCTTTAAAATCTGGAAAACCTTGTGATAAATTAATAGCCTTGTGTTTATGAGCTAATGCACTCATAACAGAGAAAATGGTGGTTTCTAAATTTGGAAGTTTGGATTGATGGTTCATGCTAATTGGTCTTGTATAGGGCTAGTTTATAGCTCTAAACGAAGTTAGTAAAAGAAATCGAACCAGAGGAAAATTCGGAAGAATTTTCAGAAGTAGGCGAGGACTAACAATTACTTATAACCATTGTTGCAACTGGCTATATTTTAATTGGGTCTACTACAAATCCTTTACTTTTCAATTGTTCAAGAATTCCACATTTCTTTTTTAAATGTAAATATCCAACAGCAATAAAAGTGTTCTTTGTGTTTAATAAATTTGGTAATGTTTTCATCCAATTATCATTCCTTTGTAGAATTAATATATCAGATTCACATTCCCTTTCAAACTGGTAATCTAATTCAAAACTTCTGTATTTTTTTGCAAGTTCGCAATTATTCATATTTGGTTTATCAGTTGTCATTTGGTTAATCCAAGCACTAATATTTTTCCTTTCTTTTTTCCAGTTTGGGTTTTTATTTTCTTTTTCGATTAGACTTAATTGTAAACTATCAGTTTCTAAGCCTAAAATCTCTATTTTGTTTTCTTCAGCAATGTATTGTAGGTAATTGTCAAAATGATCAAATTTATCAGTTGGCTTGGTTGTTTTACATTTAGTTTTTTGAAACTCTTGTTGTAGTTTCCATCTAATTTCTAATGGCTTTAGTTTATACAAATCAACTTTCCAATTTTTTGCAATTGCTTTAAGTTTTTTAAGATCCTTTTTCTTTATTCTCTCTTCAATTTCGAAAGACGATTTTCTCCGTTGGATCATTTCTCTTGTTTTTTCAATGTTGTCAATTGATTCAAAAACAGCAAGTTCTGAGCTTAAAAGCGATTCTTTAATTTCAGGAATTGAATCAACAAATGAATTTCCGAATTGATGAAAAGTACCAACCAGAAAAGAGGTTTTATTATTTATGGTGTCAGTTACTTTCCAAAGAATTGTGTTTTGACTTATCGCTAATTGCGAAATTGCCAAAAAAACCAAAATGTTTAATGATTGTCTCATTCTTTAGCTTTTGTCAACTATAAGTTACAAACCGAAAATTACATAATTTTTAGCTGTCTTAATAATTCTTGTTTATAAGTTCTTCCAACTGGAATTTGTAGATTATTGATAAACACTATATTTCCAGAAACCTTATCGACCTTTTTGCTATTAATGATAAACGATTTATGAACTTGTACAAACTGTTCATCACAGAGTTTTTCTGTCCAGTTTTTAAGCGAGTCTATATAGGTGAGTTTTTGAGTGGTTGTAATCACAGTTAAATAATTTCTATCAGATTCTATATAAATAATATCATCTAAAATTATTTTGTGATGTGTTTTATCTACGTTGATAAAAATGGATTTTTTTTCATCTTCATGAGTAGTGTCTGTTGCTATTTCAGATTTAATTTTCACTCTATTGATAGCTTTTAAAAACCTATCAAACGAAAAAGGCTTCACTAAATAATCCACAATGCTTTCTAATTCAAAACTATTTGCTGCATACTCTGAATAGGCTGTTGTCATGATAATTGCTGGTGGATTCTTAACTGTTTTTATAAAATCGATTCCAGAAATATCAGGCAAATTCACGTCAAGAAAGATAATATCTACAGTATTGGAGTTAAGATATCCATTGGCTTCAATCGCAGCCTTAAAGGTGTTTTGCAAGGTGAGGTAAGGAATTTTACCAATAAAACTTTGCAAGACCTTTTGTGCAGGTATTTCGTCTTCTATAATGATGCAATTCATTGTAAATGGAGTTTTAAATGCACTTTGAATTGCGTTTCCTTAACAATGGTAAATTCATACCTGTCTTTATAAATAAGTTCTAAGCGTTTTTCAAGATTTTGAAGTCCGATTTTAAAAGTGTCTTCATCAATTTTTTTACTATCATAGTCATTGCTACAATTAAAATATAAAACACCATTTTTAATGTTGATGCTAATATCTATAGAACTATTAAGCGTACTATGCTTAAAAGCATTTTCAATGATGGTAATGAGCATTAAAGGTGCAATTTGATAGTTTTCTGAATCTATAACCTTGTTATAATTTATATGCTTAACACCTTCAGTTCTAATTTTTTGAAACTTGATATAATTATCTAAAAAATGCAGCTCTTTTTCAATTGAAATAGTCTCAGAGTTGCTTTCATATAACACATGTTTAAGATTGTCCGACAGCATTAAAATAAGCTCAGGTGTTTCTTTTGGGTTTTCAATAGAATATGAGTAAATGGTATTCAAGTTATTAAACAATACATGCGGATTAATTTGTGATTTTAGAAATTTCAATTCCATTTCTGTATGCTCTTTTTTTACCTTTTCAAGGTCTTCTTGTTCAGCGATAAAACGATAGAGCATCCAAATAAATGAGAAGAAAATCAAAGGGACTAAGGTTTGCCATAAATAGTCACTCAAGCATTTCATAAACGAGCAGCCACATTGCGCAAACACATTGCAATATAGCTGTGTGGCAAGAAAAGAAATGGCAACAAACACAAAAATGTATAGTACGTAGAGTTTACGTTTTACAAAATAAGGCAGTAAAAACAGATTGTTTGAGTATACAATAACCACCAAAATAAACAAGTATTGTAAAAACGGATTTTGCGCCCAATAATAATCTGAAAAAACAAACAAAGACACAAATATAAAAAGCATCCAAAACAGGATGTGCACCAAAATTTGCGATATGTTTTTATTTACGATTGTCATTCGTATGGAAAAGTAACTAGAATTATGAATAACGTCAAAAATTATGTACGAAAACCAATTTTGTAGTGACAAACGTCATTTATGTTGTTTGTTAATTTAAATTGAATAGTTGCAATATTAAGTATGTATTGTGTCCAACTTAGTTTTGTGTACATGGTTTTACTACTAGTTTCGAGATACTAAAATCTATACATCATGCAACGAATAGTTACTATTTTAAGTCTCCTTTTTTGCCTTTCGCTAAGTTATTCACAAACCTACAACCAATTAGTAGTCGATGATAAAGGCAAAGAAAAACTGCTTGGTAAAATTAATCGTGAGGGATTAACCTCAAACAGTTTTAAAAGTTGGTTTGATAAAAATTATGATAATTATATACTCAACGAAAAATTAATTAATACCATAAAAGACTCCCTTAACGATTATACAATAATGTTATTTCTGGGGACTTGGTGTGGCGATAGTAAACGTGAAGTACCACGCTTCTATAAAGTGCTAGATGCAGCAAATTTCCCTGAAGATCAACTTGAAGTCATTGCTGTAGATAGAACTCCAGAAGCGTATAAGAAAAGTCCAACAGGTGAAGAGAAAGGATTAAACATTCATAGAGTACCTACTTTTATTTTTTATAAAAATGGAAAAGAAATTAACCGAATTGTAGAATCACCGCAGGCTACTTTTGAGCATGATATTAAAGCTATTATAGAAGGTAAGTACACACCAAAATATGTAGCAGCCAATTATATTGATGGATTAATTAAACAACAAGGAATAGATACTTTAAAAACTATGGAAACATCTTTGGTGTCAACATTATCGGAATTTGTACAAGGAAGCAGAGAGTTAAATACTTTTGGCTATGTGAGATTAAGAGCGAAAAGATTTAATGAAGCTATTTACGTTTTTGATTTAAACACTAAGATTTTTCCTTATAGAGATAATGTTTTTGACAGCTTGGGAGAAGCTTATTACGAATCAAAAAATTATAGTGAAGCCTTAAAAAGTTATAAAAAGGTTATAGAATTTAGCCCCAAAAATGAGAATGCTATGAAGATGATTACGAAAATTGAAGCCATAGAAAGAACTAGAAGGTAGTTTCTGTTTTTTAACAAGTCAAAAGGCTAAGAATAAGTATCTATTTTAATTTTTAATTAAGAAAATTCTAGAGTAAAATATATTTCTTTGTTAAAGTAATATCTTATATAAATAATGATAGTAATGAAGAAATATATTTTTAGAATAGTTACAATTATTGGGTTAGTCCTTTCAAATTTATGCTTTTCGCAAACAAGTAATAATGAAATTGTAATTGGAAAAAGTTACACTATTACATCAAATAGTTTAAAAGACGAAAGACTTGTTGAAGTTTATTTACCTGAAAGCTATAGCACTACAGAGGCAGCATACCCTGTTTTATACATTTTTGATGGGCAAATGCATTTTGAAAATGGAATAGCCATTCAAAAATCACTACAGACTCCTGGAGTCATCCCAGAAATGATTGTTGTTGGTGTCATGAATGAGTACCCAAGTCGTAGAGATTTAGGTTGGAGTAACAAAGAAGTGTATCATTCTTTCTTAGAACAAGAGCTCATCCCATTTGTAAATGAAAATTTTAGAACTAATAACGAAAGGGTATTGTTTGGTTGGGAACAAGGCGCGTTTATGGCAACCTATATGGTATTAAACAAAAAACCATTATTTAACGGTGTTATACTATCCAATGGAGGAAATGCAACTCCAGAAATGTTAACTGAGTTTGTAAACTCAAATGCAAAAGAAACTTTTTATATGTATATGGTTAATTCTATTAAGGATATATATACCATTCAATATAGTGATAAATTTTTTGAATTGATTGATAAAAGTACACCTTCTAATCTTGAGTTTAAATATGAAAAGCTTAACGAAGAAACCCATGAAACCTTACCTTACTTAGCGCTATTTCATGGTTTAAAATACTTTTATCACAACTATAAAACATTAGATTATAGTAGTTTTAAAGAATATGAAGATTTAGGAGGCCTTCCTTATTTAAAAAAGTATTTTTCAGAAAGAGGACGTCGTTTTGGGTTTTCAACTCACATTGCCGACGAAACAAAGAACGGACTTATTTGGTTAGCATGGAATAAGGATAACTTCAATTACTTTAAATTTTTTATGACAGAATTTAAAGATGTTTTATCAACCAAAAGATACGATTCCGCTTATTGGCAAAACCGATTTGGACAAATGTATTTAAAGCACAAAGATTTGGATACGGCAATAATGTATTTTAGTAATGGCATAAACACTTATGGCGATTCAAGAGAACTGTCTCAAATGTATTATGGATTGAGCAAAGCTTTTGCAGGGAAAAAACAAAAAAGAAAAGCCATTAACAATATTAAGTTAGCAATAAAAACTGCAGAAAATAAATCAGAAGAAAGTTTAAATGATTATAAAACGTATCTAGCAGAACTAAGATAGAAATGTTAAACAATCTCCATTTTCTTTAAGAGGAAACTTGCGTTCATATTCTGGCAAATCCCTTTTTTAAATTTATAGTCAAAATAGAGTTCATCATTAACAATGTCGGCATCAAAGTAGTAGTTCTTTACGTCGTCTAATTCTTTTTCAA is from Pontimicrobium sp. SW4 and encodes:
- a CDS encoding Ig-like domain-containing protein, coding for MRNFFSNLSLSLVICLVLFNCANRGTPSGGEKDVLPPEIVKSVPENNSVNFNSKEIKIYFNEYIKLNDLQKQLIISPPMEPAPEITPLGLASKYITIKIQDTLQENTTYAINFGTSIVDNNEGNPYPYYRYVFSTGSYIDSLSIGGFVKNSLEREPDDFVSVMLYEVNDTFNDSIIYKQKPKYITNTLDSVTTYKLENLKAGKYLMIALKEENGNYTFQQKTDKIAFKKEFITVPSDSVYELNLFKEVPDFKAVRPSLVSGNKIAFGYEGDAKNMSIELLSQAPLDYKTIITKEVDKDTLNYWYKPNFEVDSLMFKVSKVDYEETFKVNIRDLKKDTLIIKPIESRALKLTEDFQLQGSTPFETINESKITILDKDSIKVPFAVTLDKFNNIYKLSFDKTEENTYKMKMLPGAFTDFFEDRNDTLNFNVRTKAEIDYGEIRVNLQNATYPVIVQLVDQRGEIKVEQYAEDASKPIDFLSLNPGKYFIRVIFDSNKNGKYDSGNYLKKLQPERVSHDTKEIEVRAFSEQIVTFILQ
- a CDS encoding amidohydrolase, whose translation is MKNTLNIAIIQSDLTWEKPEDNRVHFTNKIDSIKEPVDVILLPEMFTSGFTMHPKHVYETMEGTTIQWMQKLAIKKQAAIGGSLVIKENDVFYNRFVFVKPNSSIDTYDKRHTFTLAGENKVYKAGAKKVIIDYKGWKLCPLVCYDLRFPVWARNVENYDVLFYVANWPKPRIDAWDTLLKARAIENMSYCVGVNRVGLDNNNHEYSGHSAAYDGLGTQLTSLEDEKEGIEIVLLDKKHLSTIRNKLKFLDDRDRFTVK
- a CDS encoding methionine aminotransferase, whose protein sequence is MNHQSKLPNLETTIFSVMSALAHKHKAINLSQGFPDFKGDQKLIDLVSAYMNAGYNYYAPMPGVFKLREAIAKKYDDLYSSTYNPDNEITITAGATQAIYTAITAFIRPGDEVIVFRPAYDCYIPSIELNGGKAISIQLHKPDYEIDWNNVAKAINNNTKMIIINTPHNPSGTVFSKEDMLQLQKLTNNTNIIVLSDEVYEHIIFDGEQHQSVCLFPELKSRSFITASFGKTFHNTGWKTGYCCAPKDLMDEFVKVHQFNVFSVNHPIQLALAEYLKEPNHYLELSSLFQEKRDFFLNLIKDSRFTFTPSKGTYFQALNYSNISDESDYDLAIRLTEEYGIASIPISVFNHNKLDEKMLRFCFAKTDDTLKRGAEILCNI
- a CDS encoding TraB/GumN family protein — its product is MRQSLNILVFLAISQLAISQNTILWKVTDTINNKTSFLVGTFHQFGNSFVDSIPEIKESLLSSELAVFESIDNIEKTREMIQRRKSSFEIEERIKKKDLKKLKAIAKNWKVDLYKLKPLEIRWKLQQEFQKTKCKTTKPTDKFDHFDNYLQYIAEENKIEILGLETDSLQLSLIEKENKNPNWKKERKNISAWINQMTTDKPNMNNCELAKKYRSFELDYQFERECESDILILQRNDNWMKTLPNLLNTKNTFIAVGYLHLKKKCGILEQLKSKGFVVDPIKI
- a CDS encoding LytTR family DNA-binding domain-containing protein, which produces MNCIIIEDEIPAQKVLQSFIGKIPYLTLQNTFKAAIEANGYLNSNTVDIIFLDVNLPDISGIDFIKTVKNPPAIIMTTAYSEYAANSFELESIVDYLVKPFSFDRFLKAINRVKIKSEIATDTTHEDEKKSIFINVDKTHHKIILDDIIYIESDRNYLTVITTTQKLTYIDSLKNWTEKLCDEQFVQVHKSFIINSKKVDKVSGNIVFINNLQIPVGRTYKQELLRQLKIM
- a CDS encoding histidine kinase; the protein is MLFIFVSLFVFSDYYWAQNPFLQYLFILVVIVYSNNLFLLPYFVKRKLYVLYIFVFVAISFLATQLYCNVFAQCGCSFMKCLSDYLWQTLVPLIFFSFIWMLYRFIAEQEDLEKVKKEHTEMELKFLKSQINPHVLFNNLNTIYSYSIENPKETPELILMLSDNLKHVLYESNSETISIEKELHFLDNYIKFQKIRTEGVKHINYNKVIDSENYQIAPLMLITIIENAFKHSTLNSSIDISINIKNGVLYFNCSNDYDSKKIDEDTFKIGLQNLEKRLELIYKDRYEFTIVKETQFKVHLKLHLQ
- a CDS encoding thioredoxin family protein, whose product is MQRIVTILSLLFCLSLSYSQTYNQLVVDDKGKEKLLGKINREGLTSNSFKSWFDKNYDNYILNEKLINTIKDSLNDYTIMLFLGTWCGDSKREVPRFYKVLDAANFPEDQLEVIAVDRTPEAYKKSPTGEEKGLNIHRVPTFIFYKNGKEINRIVESPQATFEHDIKAIIEGKYTPKYVAANYIDGLIKQQGIDTLKTMETSLVSTLSEFVQGSRELNTFGYVRLRAKRFNEAIYVFDLNTKIFPYRDNVFDSLGEAYYESKNYSEALKSYKKVIEFSPKNENAMKMITKIEAIERTRR
- a CDS encoding alpha/beta hydrolase-fold protein; this translates as MKKYIFRIVTIIGLVLSNLCFSQTSNNEIVIGKSYTITSNSLKDERLVEVYLPESYSTTEAAYPVLYIFDGQMHFENGIAIQKSLQTPGVIPEMIVVGVMNEYPSRRDLGWSNKEVYHSFLEQELIPFVNENFRTNNERVLFGWEQGAFMATYMVLNKKPLFNGVILSNGGNATPEMLTEFVNSNAKETFYMYMVNSIKDIYTIQYSDKFFELIDKSTPSNLEFKYEKLNEETHETLPYLALFHGLKYFYHNYKTLDYSSFKEYEDLGGLPYLKKYFSERGRRFGFSTHIADETKNGLIWLAWNKDNFNYFKFFMTEFKDVLSTKRYDSAYWQNRFGQMYLKHKDLDTAIMYFSNGINTYGDSRELSQMYYGLSKAFAGKKQKRKAINNIKLAIKTAENKSEESLNDYKTYLAELR